A single genomic interval of Zingiber officinale cultivar Zhangliang chromosome 4A, Zo_v1.1, whole genome shotgun sequence harbors:
- the LOC121969821 gene encoding U-box domain-containing protein 4-like, whose product MDQSFTDSSGAFSDCPSDRSGEFSPAEPSTSSSSAGAGLHRLLVSSTASCSDDVVRDLISEIESTTAASETQRRAAMELRLLAKHSPENRLRIAEAGAIGPLVALMSHPDSQLQEQGVTAILNLSLCEENKGRIADAGAIRPLVRALRSGTPVARENAACTFFRLAQMDELRAAIGRSGAIPPLVALLESGGIRGKKDAATALFELLSSRENKVRAVEAGIARTLLDLIADSESGMVDKAAYVLHSVVEVAEGRAAAVEEDGVPVLVELMEAGTPRQKEIAVRSLYEICSESAAYRKKVVHEGAIPALISISQSKTNKAKKKAEALIALLRQTNNRQQQQQLK is encoded by the exons ATGGACCAGAGCTTCACCGACTCCTCCGGTGCCTTCAGCGACTGTCCCAGCGATCGTTCCGGCGAGTTCTCCCCTGCCGAGCCATCCACCTCCTCTTCATCCGCCGGAGCCGGCCTCCACCGCCTCCTTGTCTCCTCCACCGCATCTTGCTCGGACGATGTCGTGCGGGACCTCATCTCTGAGATCGAGTCCACCACCGCGGCTTCCGAGACCCAGCGCCGCGCCGCCATGGAGCTCCGCCTCCTCGCGAAGCACAGCCCGGAGAACCGGCTCCGAATCGCCGAGGCCGGCGCAATCGGCCCCCTCGTCGCGCTGATGTCACATCCGGATTCGCAGCTGCAGGAGCAAGGTGTCACCGCCATCCTAAACCTATCGCTCTGCGAGGAGAACAAAGGTCGGATCGCGGATGCAGGCGCCATCCGACCGCTCGTCCGGGCACTCCGAAGCGGCACCCCTGTCGCCCGGGAGAACGCCGCTTGCACCTTCTTCCGCCTCGCCCAGATGGACGAACTCCGCGCCGCGATCGGCCGCTCCGGCGCCATCCCGCCTCTCGTGGCCCTCCTTGAATCCGGCGGCATCCGCGGGAAGAAGGACGCCGCCACCGCCCTCTTCGAGCTGCTGTCTTCCCGAGAGAACAAGGTCCGGGCCGTGGAGGCCGGCATCGCCCGCACGCTTCTCGACCTGATCGCGGACTCGGAATCGGGCATGGTGGACAAGGCGGCGTACGTGCTGCACTCGGTGGTGGAGGTGGCGGAGGGGCGGGCGGCGGCGGTGGAGGAGGACGGCGTTCCGGTGCTGGTGGAGTTGATGGAGGCAGGCACCCCTCGGCAGAAGGAAATCGCCGTTCGTTCGCTCTACGAGATCTGCAGCGAGAGCGCCGCGTACCGGAAGAAGGTCGTCCACGAGGGCGCCATTCCCGCTCTCATCTCCATCTCCCAGTCCAAAACCAACAAGGCCAAAAAGAAG GCGGAGGCGTTGATAGCGCTCCTCAGGCAAACAAACAAccggcagcagcagcagcagctgaAATGA